Below is a window of Rattus norvegicus strain BN/NHsdMcwi chromosome 5, GRCr8, whole genome shotgun sequence DNA.
GCTAGGTAGAGGTGAGACTCCGCTTCCTTCTAATTTTTTCCTCTCGTCTGCTTCCAGTCAACCACCTATCCCCCCAGGCCCTCAAGTGGCGGGAATACAGGAGGAAGAACCCACTAGGGCCTCCTGGTGTGTCGGGAAGCCTAGACCGAAGGCCACAGGAAGCTCGGCTGGCCCACAGGAACCCCATCTTCGAGTTCCCCGGTTCTTTCGGCACAACCAACCATCTGAATTGCCGTCTGAATGGTGCGTGGCCAAGGCCCCCGGTGTGCCCAGGGCAAGCTGGGAAGGGCTGGGAGACAGCTTCTCAgggtttttctcttcttctttccagGTCAGATCGCAAAGCCATTATCATTGACCTGCCCCGACCTGCAGGACCCCTTCTCCTTAACTGAGAAGCCTCCAGCTGAGTTCTGTCTGTCTCCAGATGGCAACTCGGAGGCCGTTTCCATTGACATCCTTCAGAAAAGAGGTACGGAGCAGCACCTGGCCAGGGACCCCTCTATCAGTACCTGCGTGCCCGGTACACGTCTTAAAACCTCAGCTACCAATAAGGAGCCCATGAGCAACAGGGCAAGAGGGAGAAGTTTGTGTAGTGTCTTTGTGAGCGAGGACCATGTATCAGGAACTTAAGGATCCGGCTTCACCCCTTCCCTTACCAAATTAAGTACCATGAGAGAGACtaatgcataatttaaaaatactggagcctggcatggtggtgcacacctttaatccaccactcaggaggcagagcaggtgggTCTCCGAGATCAAGGCCCGTTTGGTCTACCTAGTCAGTTCCAGggaaagccagagctacagagggagaccatctcaaaaaaatacaaacaaacaaataaaagaaacaaaacaaaaagcccccaAGTACTTTGGTTGCTTGGAGCCCCTTTGGGCGAGAGCATGCAAGTCAGCAGATTGGGGACCAGCTAATTTGCCCCGCAGCTGCTTCAGGGTAAATAACCAAGTGGGCCAAGGGGCAGGAGCTCGGCAAAGGAGAAGGCAGAGTTGCTTGTGAAGCACGAAGGTCAGAGAGGGAAAGCCTTCCATTAAGAGAGCAGCCAACCCCTCTGGGAAGGAAAGGACCTCGAGAAccatggatggggaggggcaaCTTCCTCTCCTCCACCAAGGGGTCCACCTCCGTGGAGTGGGCTAGAGTCTCACAAAAGGGACCTGCCTGCCACATCAACTTCTCCCCCACAGGGCTGGTGAAAGCTGTCAACACCGCGGTGGACCTTATTGTGGCCCATTTTGGCACAAGCCGGGACCCTGGCGTCAAGGTATGCTGAGACTGCCGGGAGCTGAGCTATGGCCTGCAGACTCAGCTGTCACTTTCCCTTGCTCTCTTGACTCCAGAGCAGAGTTGGAACTCAGTGATGGAAGTGGCCAGGGGGATCCAGGAGGGCCGCCTAAGACAGACCAAGGTCAAGCTTCTCATGGTTGCCCCATGTGTCTGCAGGCGAAGCTGGGGAACAGCTCTGTGAGCCCCAACGTAGGCCACCTGGTTCTGAAGTACTTGTGCCCTGCGGTCCAGGCTGTTCTGGAGGATGGGCTCAAGGCCTTCGTGCTGGATGTGATCATCGGCCAACGTAAAAACATGCCTTGGAGTGTGGTTGAGGCTTCCACACAGCTAGGTGGGTACTAGACTGCCACGCTGACTCCAGGCCGAGTTTAGGGTTCCAGAAATCAGAAATGTCATCTCCAAACCCCGTCTTCTTCCCAGGCCCATCCACCAAGGTCTTGCATGGCCTCTACAACAAAGTCAGCCAGTTCCCAGAACTCACCAGTCACACTATGCGCTTCAACGCTTTCATCCTCGGCCTGCTCAAGTGAGTGCCTAGAACGGCAAGATGTGGACAGCCAGCCCCACCACAGCTCTGCTTCCTCTAAGGGTCTGTCTGCCCggaaggaggcagaaaggggtgtcTGCGGTGTCTCTGCAAGGCCTTGGGATATCCCCCCTGGGTGCAGTCCCTTACTCTGCATCCACCGTCCTCTGACACTTCACACCCACCGACAGGCTCCTCCACCTCAAAGGCCGTGGCCTGGCCTATTAAGAAACGAGATGGGTTTCTCGATGTTCAGGGTTTGCACACTAATCTCTCAACTCCAACTCTGCTTCCAAATCCCGCTTCAGAGCAAAACTCACCTCGGAACACGGGCCGTGGTAGTACGTAGTAGTGGTAACAGCCCGGTCGTTCCCTCTGCCCCCAGCAGCCTTTTCAGTCAGTAGTCACCCTGACTTACATGCAGGCCGCCTCCATTCCAACAATCACCCGACTTGTGAATCTCATGCTCACCCCACTCCTCACAACCCCGTTGACTTTCCAGGTTACATTGTGAGGGGAGCGGGACAGTACCCGACACAGATGTTGTTTATCTGTATTTCCTCCCCTCGTTGCCCTTCTGCACCTGCTCCCTCCTTATCTGTCTGTATCCACAATACTAAACTCcttccactccatcttcctacaGCATCCGGTCCCTGGAGTTCTGGTTCAATCACCTGTATGACCATGAAGGTAATACCTTACCCCCCAGTAATGGGACGTGGGGGAGGACCACCCAGACTTTCATTCTCAGAGTTTGGGGGTGACTACTTGACGTAGAACCTTGAAGCAGCAACAGACTTAGGCAGTCAGCAGTTAGGGTGGCCGTGAGCCCCAGCCTTTCTCTCCAAACTCAGAGCTGCCATTTCAGGTGAAGGGCTGCATGCACCAGTGCGGGCCGTCCTGCAGCAGGCTCTATGCCGACTGAAGCAGAGCGCACAGCCTGCATCCACATGCAGTGGCTGCTTCTCAgtgtccctctctctttccctagaTATCATCCAGACCCACTACCAGCCCTGGGGCTTCCTGCGGGCCGCCCACACGGTGTGCCCTGGCCTCTTtgaggagctgctgctgctgctacagcCCTTAGCCCTGCTGCCCTTCAGCCTGGACTTGCTGTTCCAGCACCGGCTGCTGCAAAATGggcggcagcagcggcagcaCAAGGAACTGCTGCGAGTGTCCCAGGACCTGCTGCTGTCCGCACACTCAACACTGCAGTTGGCCAGGGCCCGAGGCCAGGAGGGTCCTGGAGACGTGGACAGGGCGGCTCCTGGAGAGCGGGTGAAGGGGGTGGGTGCCTCAGAAGGTGGAGAAGAGGATGAGGACGACTCGGAAGAGGTGGCGGTGGTGCCGGGTAGCTCGGATCACGGCAAGTGGGCCCGAGGGGGTCAGGCTGGCTGGTGGTACCAGCTCATGCAGAGCTCCCAGGTCTACATCGAGGGCACTGCTGAGGGCTCTAGATTCCCTcgcagtagcagcagtagcagcggcggtggtgagaagaagaaaggagctgGCGGTGGGGGGCCATCCCAGACTCCACCCCCTCCGCCTCGGGAAGGTGTAGTAGAGGGGGCGGAGGCCTGCCCTGCCCCAGAGGAGGCCCTTGGCCAAGAAAGGGGCTGGCCTTTCTGGATGGGGAGCCCCCCTGACTCCGTGCTAGCTGAGCTGAGGCGGAGTCGAGAGAGGGAagggcctgttgccccaccaacgGAAAATGAAGGGACCCCAGAGCCTTCACCTGGGGGCATCAAGTGGGGACATCTCTTTGGTTCTCGAAAAGCTCAGCGGGAAGCCCGGCCCACAAACAGGTGAGTCCCTACCGGTAGACACACACCAGGCAAACCTGGTCTAAAGCAGGACACGGCAGAACCAGAATCTGTCTGCTCTCCCCTAGGCTGCCTTCGGACTGGCTGAGCCTGGACAAGTCTGTGTTCCAGCTGGTAGCACAGACGATGGGGGCCCGTCGGGAGCCCGAGCCCCGGGAGAACCTGCAAGAGTCACACCCTCCAGCTGTGCCCTCCAAACCTCCGTGGTACGCCCAGGGGAATTGAGCGTTGGGAAACTAGACTGGCTGTCGATAGGGCTTCTCCGACCCCCGCTTGTTGTTTCTCCAGCGAGGTGCAGGCGCTGTGCCACCATCTGGCTACAGGCCCTGGACAACTGAGCTTCCACAAAGGAGATATCCTCCGGGTGCTGGGACCAGCAGGAGGAGATTGGCTGTGCTGCAGCCGTGGCCCTGACACTGGCCTGGTACCTCTGGCCTATGTGACATTGACCCCAACTCCAAGTTCACCTGGGAACAGCCAAAACtgaggccttgtgcatgctggtgGCCTCAGGGACCCTCATATCCCCCGAGACTCAGAGCCTGAGAGTCTTTCCCAAGCCCTTAGGCTTGGCTACAAAGTATGCTGAGAGCTGGGGGCCACATATCTCTGTGCTGGCGCCTGCTCCCCGTGCTCAGTATTAGTCACCCCTCCTCAGTTGTCCCAGACCTCCACccggagaaggagaggagggacacAGTGCTGGGCTGCCAAGAGTTTTCCTGGCCCAGCTGGGCCAACATTTCCATGGGTGTAGACAAGTCTGGAAGGAGGTGGCCCAGAGGCCATTTGTAGGCTCACTTGGCCGGATGAAGTGAAGATGGATAGCAGTATTGGGGCTAGAGTCCTAAGCCCCCCTGTGCTGTAAATAGGCAGCGACCAATGCCTGGTCgtcagaagagggaggaggagcccAGGCttctgtttatgtatttatttatttattatttatttattacacctAATAATAAAAAGGTGCTCAGCCTCCAAACCATTTTCttggtgcccctcccccacccacctcccttccttccaaaAGGATCAGTGAGTTAGGATGAGAAGAGAGAATTTGGAATCCAGGTACTTAGGCCAGGAGCTGTTTCTGAGTGA
It encodes the following:
- the Rusc2 gene encoding AP-4 complex accessory subunit RUSC2 isoform X2 — encoded protein: MASRPNNVNHLSPQALKWREYRRKNPLGPPGVSGSLDRRPQEARLAHRNPIFEFPGSFGTTNHLNCRLNGQIAKPLSLTCPDLQDPFSLTEKPPAEFCLSPDGNSEAVSIDILQKRGLVKAVNTAVDLIVAHFGTSRDPGVKAKLGNSSVSPNVGHLVLKYLCPAVQAVLEDGLKAFVLDVIIGQRKNMPWSVVEASTQLGPSTKVLHGLYNKVSQFPELTSHTMRFNAFILGLLNIRSLEFWFNHLYDHEDIIQTHYQPWGFLRAAHTVCPGLFEELLLLLQPLALLPFSLDLLFQHRLLQNGRQQRQHKELLRVSQDLLLSAHSTLQLARARGQEGPGDVDRAAPGERVKGVGASEGGEEDEDDSEEVAVVPGSSDHGKWARGGQAGWWYQLMQSSQVYIEGTAEGSRFPRSSSSSSGGGEKKKGAGGGGPSQTPPPPPREGVVEGAEACPAPEEALGQERGWPFWMGSPPDSVLAELRRSREREGPVAPPTENEGTPEPSPGGIKWGHLFGSRKAQREARPTNRLPSDWLSLDKSVFQLVAQTMGARREPEPRENLQESHPPAVPSKPPCEVQALCHHLATGPGQLSFHKGDILRVLGPAGGDWLCCSRGPDTGLVPLAYVTLTPTPSSPGNSQN